The Primulina eburnea isolate SZY01 chromosome 12, ASM2296580v1, whole genome shotgun sequence genome includes the window AAGATTTGAAATGAATGAGTTGGAGATTGATGTGGTATTTGGTACAAAAATCGCATTATTTTAGTTTAAAATTTATACCATTATAGATTTTATGGTTGTAGATAACTTTTCTCGAGTCATTTGTATATAAAAGCTACAAATTTTGGTCGGGTCAAAAgacaaaataataaattcacgGCACACTTTGATAGGGTCCAAAGTTGTAGTTTGAACATTTTCGGAGCCGTTGGGAATTAAGGAAAAAGCTCGAGGTATTGTGACACTCATTTTACCCCTTTGTTATTTTACGTTCtcaaaagtaataataatacGGCCCGGCCCATAAGCCCAATgggattttctttttatttgagtgaaataaaaataaatgatttcTAGACAATCGAAACAGAGTCGACAGTGATAATCATCGCAATGCTTCTCTCTGCATTCCCTCCACAAAATCTGATAACCAACACCAACTCCAATGACACTTTTGCCCCTCCGTCCCCTCCTAATTACGCCAGACCTCAACCACTAATCCCCTGCCGCGCAACCACCAACACCTCAGCACAGCGGCCGCTTTCCGTCGCCGCCACCTCCTCCACTTCGCTCCGTCATGTGAGCTCCACTTGCGATGACGCGGCAGAGGATTGGGACTCCATGGTGTCATCAGCAACAGCCGTGGCGGCGGCAATTCGTGCTGCGTCCACTTCTCCCGTGGAGTTCGTGCAGAGGATAGAGAAAGGCTCCGGCGAGAAGAACAAAGCTTTCGTGTTGCCCAGTCCGGATTTCCAGCGCCTTTGTGTGGAGCAGCTCGATCTATTTCGACGCATCGTTAATCCCGATGCTGTTCTATCGGTAtagttaataattattattattattaattaaaagtaCCACGAGGTCATGGTCTTGTTGAAGTCACTTTGATGAATTTAATGTTGCCATTTGAATGGCAGTTACGCTGTAAAGTACTTTTGCAATTATAGAAGCTGCTCCGATCCAAACAAAATAAGTAATTAGATTTTTTTCGGTTTTTCTTGCACCATTTTATCTTAACTAACGAGTCTTGATTGGTGAGAACTTGGGTATGATACTATGGTTGCTCTTACTTATTGAAATGAAAGCAAGCTAGCATTTTAATTCGACATGTTTTGATTACCAAGTGCCTGGTGAAGATGGATATAGCTTGATATTTGTTTGGAACATAGAAGAGAATCTATAGTTAAGATTGTTATTGCTGGGAGCGAACTTTGTTGGTCTGTCTTCTCGTCCAGTTGGAGAAGGCTTTATTGTCGTGTTGAGTTGCAATTTAGAAATTTTGATTTAGCTATGGGAAACTTTTTTCTTGTAAAGTTTTCTGGCGATGTCGGCCAAACGGTAAAATTAAGAAGCACTATATAGAACAACAGAAATGGGCGAAGAAAAATTTGACATCGGTTATGACTCAGTTGGCACTGTCATTAAATGTTAATACTTGAGTGTTGCTACAAGGTATAGTTCTGATACCAAGTTACTTAAATGTAGGTCTATGTCAGGCCAGCTGGTAGCTATGTCATGGATCGCTTGGAGTTGCGCCTCATTACTTCCCACCCTGGTGTCCATGCGGCTGATATTGTGGTTTTAATTGGTAGCTTTAATGTTCCAGCTGGTTTAAGAATTGCGGAAGCTGCAATTTCAAGTCGAAAGGCATGTATTTTAATGTTGTGACTGTGTAATGAAGGATAGTTTTTCAAGTTGTTCTCCATGGTTTTCTATTATTGTGTTCCTGATATACATTCCCTTCATTCTAGGCAGAGTTTTTTCCTGACCTTGCTGCTGTAGTTTTCCCGATGGTAACACATCCATTTGTTGTGGGCTTCTTAGTTGCTGAACTTCCAAAGATGTCCCTAGAAAAAGAATTGCATGACATAAAAGAGGACCCTTCTCCTGAGAAATCCTTTGTGTTGGCAAACAGCTTGGATCTTGAACCTTTTGGCGTCCCGACTTTAAAGGATGAACCCGTCGAAATGCTGAAATTAACTAGAGAACAAATACTAAATTCCATAAATATCACCAAGTCACTTGCCATGGCCTATGTCATGGATCAGGTAGATATCTTACGCATGAATATGCCTTCTTATTGATATCATTTTTGTTACTCTTCCTCTTAGAAATAATTACATATGCGATCTAGTTGATGCTGAATAAGAGATTCTTTTAGTGTTTCGTGcctgttatttatttatgtttactgTTTTTAGTTTGTTGTGTGGTTGTTTTCCCTTTTGATCAGAAATTAATCTTCTCCTCCAGAAAGCAATGCTACTCCAGCAGTCATCATGGCAAAATAATGTGAGGATGGGTGATTTGGTTGAGCAAGTAAGATGCGCTCCTTTTGTATATTTGTTGTCTTTggatttcaaatctgtcatgatTAGCAATATCGTTATTTTACAGATTCGGAGCTCTCTTTCAAGTGTTAGAACTTTGAGCCAAATGTTATCTGTTCACGTGAGGAAGAGTGAGGTGGGTATGGTCATGAATATGAAACCCTTCTAGAGTTATGTTTGGTCCATTTTTGGATTATTATATATGCTCTTTCTGATTAAATCACGAATATGTGTCTCCAGATTTCTCATGACATTATTGAAGACATTTTAGTGCAAGCAGACCGTATGAGAGATACTCTTCAACAGCTACAGGATGCTGTCTACATGACAAAGGTCTGATTTCTCTTTGTTTGAGTGTCTAATCTCACTTAGTTTTGTCAAAATTCACCATGCATGCTCATTCATCTGAGTTGGTAGCGTTTGTGTTTTAGGAAAATATAATGCGTTATAATAATAATGCACTAAAGAACATGCGTCGGTCAGCTGGTGCTCAGCCCGAGTACATAAGTTCCCAGCTACCCAATAGCCTCTCAACTGAAACGTCCTCCAGCACATCACCAGAATCTAATAGGCGGTTACCAGTAACTTTACCGTCCAAGGACTTGGAGTTTCCCATGCCACCTCTTGCTCTAGCACCCTCACATCATCGGGAAATTAGGTAATCTTGTGTTCTATAAATTTATGGCTTGTTTAGAGATTTTTTTCAGTGTTCTTGCCTGACAGAGTGACTTTTTCCATACCATTTTTCTTGTGAATAAAATTTTTTCTCGTCAAAATGATGATAGAAATCATGAGTGGTTAAAAAAACCAAATCAGAACGGAgtttagaaaataaaataacaaaaaatgtCTCTTCCCTGCAAGGAAAATTTCATCTGTTCAGATTACCTACACAACTGCAAAGATTCTTGAGGAGCGATGTCATGCCAATTCTTGCTTTTCTgtgtttttttgttgttgctaATTACGGAGCCACACTGTGTCAGAAGACCCTGCAAAGTCTTTGATGTGTTGGAGGATTTGGTTATGGCCATAAAACCTCTTGCAAAGAAGCAGCAACGTGCCGTGGAACTGTGTGATCTTTCGAGGTCTTCACAGGTTGCAGTCGATGAACCTGCTTTGCGGCAGGCACTGAGCAATTTGATTGAGGGTTCTTTGTTGCGCACAGAAATTGGAGGAAAAGTTGAAATTGTGTCCACTGAAACACCAGCAGGCGCCCTTATCATCATTGACGATGATGGACCTGATATGCACTATATGGTAATGGTTTTCTTTCTTACCTACTAGTTGAGTAGATCTTCTTGTTACAAATGTTTTTTTCTATTTGTAAAGACATTCACTCTGTATTGCATTCTTTGCTAGTGCAAGTATCTTGACTTAAAACCTCTCCTTCAATTTCTTTCAGACACAGATTCATTCCCTTGCACCATTTGGAGCAGATCTATTAGCTGGAGATAGAATAGAGGACAATATGATTTGGAACTTCATTGCCGGGTTGACTGTTGCTCGGGAGATACTGGAGAGTTATGGTTGTGTTGTTCGTGTTATCTCCCCAAGGAACATGGAGGCATCACTAGGTGCAGGTGGTAGCCGTATCGAGCTTTGGCTGCCCTTATTCTCTCCGGCATCCGATGCAGCGGGGTTGGCTCAGGATGCCTGAAAAGTAACTAAAACTCTCCGAGCTATAACGATTCACTGCCATATATGTTGAATGATTGGTTATTACAACTCTAGTGACATTTCAACGCCTCACTATCCACAACCCGTAACTCAAAATTTTGCTTAAAAGTATAGAATATTTGTCGATTGGCTTAACAGAGCTAAATTTTCAGTCTATTGGTTACCAACTGCATGTGTGcgttaataataatatatccaCCTTCGATTTTCTTGCATCTCTTCTTTCTTTTATGGTTATTTGGCTTCTATTACACGTTTTCATATGTTTGTAAATTTTCATTGTAGAGTACTTGATTTTGTTGCTGATCACTGTGGTTTCTTCCCAATTATGTTCTGCACTTCAGATTTTTGTTGTTTAATTGAtgtaattttgttaaaatttgCCTTCTCTTTCTTGTCATTCCCAAGTGCCACTGTATTCCTTGATCTTCACCGCGTTATTGCTTCGGAATTCGAAAGAGTACTTGCAATGTCGACCAGCTTCCAGGTTTGTTCGATCCTACCCCTGCGGGCACTGCCTGCAGGAGTCGATCCAAAATCcgagccaattttttttttttttttttacagggaggtgggcccggatcactcatgtggagtgatCCGGGCCGTTAATTGCCCGTGCAGGCGGTGAAACAAACCCAGCTTCCATCTTCTTAGTCTGTTATCTCAGACAATATCAACCTCCTTGGTCGTGGCATATGAGTCAAAGGTAGTGACAACAAATGGCTTGTTCATGCTATTCATATGagtatattcatgttcatttatCAGCACAACACGATTATGATCCACACGTATCATGTGTTAAGTGGATGAAAACACTAACAGTATCTACCAAGCCGAATGAAGTAAAGCAGCTGCAGAAACCCTAGTTATGCAAAATGAAGAACTGTGGCAATGCCCAATTATAATTTCGTTTCTGAAAAAATATACAAGGACAATAATGTAAATTGCGTACCGATATCAAAGTCTAATTTATCTCTGCCCAGAGTTGCGACATCACATGTGCAGAGTACTTGGTCACTAACTTCGATGTAGCCAAAAGAGACGATCAAAACATGAGATAATTTATGTATCATTGTGTATCAAAGATGTGTGAAGCCTGACAAACTTGGATATAAGTGGAATATTTGATACTATCTTTGTGGGTATTGCTCACAAATATTCACATTTTCTCATCTGTCGAtagttttttttgttgtttgaaTCCAAACTATGAGTTAAAATCGGAATTATCATAT containing:
- the LOC140807250 gene encoding LOW QUALITY PROTEIN: chloroplast sensor kinase, chloroplastic (The sequence of the model RefSeq protein was modified relative to this genomic sequence to represent the inferred CDS: substituted 1 base at 1 genomic stop codon), with amino-acid sequence MLLSAFPPQNLITNTNSNDTFAPPSPPNYARPQPLIPCRATTNTSAQRPLSVAATSSTSLRHVSSTCDDAAEDWDSMVSSATAVAAAIRAASTSPVEFVQRIEKGSGEKNKAFVLPSPDFQRLCVEQLDLFRRIVNPDAVLSVYVRPAGSYVMDRLELRLITSHPGVHAADIVVLIGSFNVPAGLRIAEAAISSRKAXFFPDLAAVVFPMVTHPFVVGFLVAELPKMSLEKELHDIKEDPSPEKSFVLANSLDLEPFGVPTLKDEPVEMLKLTREQILNSINITKSLAMAYVMDQKAMLLQQSSWQNNVRMGDLVEQIRSSLSSVRTLSQMLSVHVRKSEISHDIIEDILVQADRMRDTLQQLQDAVYMTKENIMRYNNNALKNMRRSAGAQPEYISSQLPNSLSTETSSSTSPESNRRLPVTLPSKDLEFPMPPLALAPSHHREIRRPCKVFDVLEDLVMAIKPLAKKQQRAVELCDLSRSSQVAVDEPALRQALSNLIEGSLLRTEIGGKVEIVSTETPAGALIIIDDDGPDMHYMTQIHSLAPFGADLLAGDRIEDNMIWNFIAGLTVAREILESYGCVVRVISPRNMEASLGAGGSRIELWLPLFSPASDAAGLAQDA